CGGACGGCGAGCGGCTCTACCCCGTGCCGATCGACGAGTTCCGGCTCTCCCGTTACGACCTCGCCGACCGCCCCGCCGTCCTGCCCGGCGACGCACCGCAGATCCTGCTCTGCACCGCGGGGACGGTCGAACTAGCCGCTGCCGGACAGACCCTGACGCTCGCCCGGGGCCAGTCCGCGTTCCTGCCGGCGGACGGCGCCGAGACGGTGCTCACCGGCTCCGGCGCCACCGTCTTCCGCAGCACGGTCACCCTGTCCTAGCCGAGCCGCCCCACGTCGACCGGGAAGCGCGCCTGGTACGCCAGGCGCGCCTCCGCGCCGTCCCCGAGATCGGTCAACTCCTCGTCCAGGGCCAGGAACTCGGCCCAGCGCTCACCGCCGCCGGCCCGCACCAGGGCGTCGACCAGCAGGTCCTCCAGCTCCGGCAGCCGCTTGTTCTTCCACACCTTGTCGGCCAGGCTCACCAGCAGGTCCTCCACCCCGGAGGACGGCCCCCAGCAGGCGTGACCGGCCGCGAACCGGGCCAGCCGCGGCTCCACGCCCGCCGCCAGCAGCAGCTCCCGCCCGGCGGGCTCGTGCGCCGAACCCGGGCCGGACAGCTCCGCCCGGTGCACCGCCTTGCCGATGTCGTGGGTCGCCGCACCGAACAGCACCGCCGCCCGGTCGAAGGACAGGCCCGGACAGCGGGCCGCCGTCCAGTCGGCCAACCGGACCGCCACGTCGTGCACCAGTCGCAGGTGCGCCACCAGCCGCGGCGGAGCCGCCGCCCCGGCCAGCAGCAGCGTCACGTCGTCCGGCAACGGATGCAGGGTCAGGTCGTCGTCCACGGCGGGCGACGCTATCCCGCCGGTAAATCGCTTGACCACACCCCGGTGCCCGGCTGCACTGAAGCCGGACAGCGCACGGCACCGCGGGGAGGCAGCGGCAGTGATCGAGATCCGTCCGACCACCGACGAGGACTTCGACGTCTTCGTGGACACCATGCACGCCGCGTTCGCGCTGTTCCGCGAGGAGACGGACGAGGGCCGCACCGGTGCCTGGTGGTCGGCGTTCGAACTGGACCGCGGCCTGCTCGCGGTGGCGGACGGGCGGCCGGTGGGCACCGCCGGCGCGTACACCCTCGAACTGACCCTGCCCGGCGGCGCGATCGTCCCGGTCTCCGGGGTGACGGCCGTCGGCGTGCTGCCCTCGCACCGACGGCGCGGCGTGCTCACCGCGATGATGCGCCGTCAACTCGCCGAACTGCGCGCCCGCGGCGAGGCCGTCGCCGTGCTGCTCGCCTCCGAGGCGCTGATCTACCGCCGCTTCGGCTACGGCCCCGCCACCTACACCCAGCGCTACACGGTCCCCAAGCACCGCGCCGCCCTCACCCCGCCGCGGGCCGGCGCCACCGACCCCGGCACGGTCGAGCTGCTCCGCCGCAGCGACGCCGTCGAACTGCTGGAACAGGTCTACGACCGGTACCGGCGCACCCAGCCCGGCGCGGTCTCCCGGCCGCACCGCTGGTGGGCGCGCGGCGCCGGCCAGCCCCCGGTCTCCTCCGCCAAGCCGCGCTACATCGCCCTGCACCGGGACGCCGACGGCGTCCCCGACGGCTACGCCAGCTACTCGGTCGAGGACCCGCGCTCGCTGGTCGTGGACGAGACCGTCGCCGCCACCGACGCCGCGTACTCCGCGCTCGCCCGCTACCTGCTCCAGCACGACCTGGTCCAGGAAGTCGTGTTCAAGCACTTCCCGCCCGGGCACCCGCTGCCCTGGCAGCTCGCCGACTACAACGCCGGGCAGCCCGGCAAGCACACCGACTGGCTCTGGGTCCGGGTGCTGGACGTGCCGGGCGCCCTCACCTCCCGCGGCTGGTCCGCCGACGGCGAGCTGGTCCTCGACGTCGACGACCCGTTCCTCGGCGAACACCACCGCCACCTGCTGACCGTCCGCGCCGGCCGGGCCGGGTGCGTTCCCACCGACCGCGAGCCCGACCTCTCGCTCGACATCAGCGACCTGGGCTCGATCCTGCTCGGCGGCACCACCCCCGGCACGCTGGTCCGGGCCGGCCACATCCGGGCCCACCACCCGGCCGCCGCCGCCCTCGCCGACGCCCTGTTCCGCGCCGAGCGCGCCCCGCACTGCCTGCACTGGTTCTGACCGGCCGACAGCTGCCGCACCGTCAGGTGACGTCCCGGGTCATGTCGACGAAGCGCGAGTAGTGGCCCTGGAAGGCCACGGTGATGGTCGCGGTGGGACCGTTTCGGTGCTTGGCGACGATCAGGTCCGCCTCGCCCGCCCGCGGGGACTCCTTCTCGTAGGCGTCCTCGCGGTGCAGCAGGATCACCATGTCGGCGTCCTGCTCGATCGAGCCGGACTCGCGCAGGTCGGAGACCATCGGCTTCTTGTCGGTGCGCTGCTCCGGACCACGGTTCAGCTGGGACAGCGCGATCACCGGGATCTCCAGCTCCTTCGCCAGCAGCTTCAGGTTCCGGGACATGTCCGAGACCTCCTGCTGCCGGCTCTCCGCCCGCCGCGAGCCGCCCGCCTGCATCAGCTGCAGGTAGTCGATGACCACCAGCCGCAGGTCGTTGCGCTGCTTCAGCCGCCGGCACTTCGCCCGGATCTCCATCATCGACAGGTTCGGCGAGTCGTCGATGTACAGCGGCGCCGCGCTCACCTCCGGCATCCGCCGGGCCACCCGGGTCCAGTCGTCGTCCGTCATGTTGCCCGACCGCATGTGGTGCAGCGCCACCCGCGCCTCGGCCGACAGCAGGCGCATGGCGATCTCGTTGCGTCCCATTTCCAGCGAGAAGATCACGCTGGGCAGGTTGTTGTGGATCGAACAGGCCCGCGCGAAGTCCAGTGCGAGCGTGGACTTGCCCATGGCCGGGCGGGCCGCGATGACGATCATCTGGCCGGGGTGGAGGCCGTTGGTGAGCTGGTCGAAGTCGGCGAAGCCGGTGGGGACTCCGGACATCTGGCCGGAGCGGGAGCCGATCGCCTCGATCTCGTCGAGGGCGCCCTCCATGATGTCGGCGAGAGGGGCGTAGTCCTCGTTGGTGCGCTGTTCGGTGACGGCGTAGATCTCCGCCTGGGCGGCGTTGACGATGTCGTCGACGTCGCCCTCGGCGGCGTAGCCCATGCCGGCGATCCGGGTGCCGGCCTCGACCAGGCGGCGCAGCACGGCGCGCTCGTGGACGATCTCGGCGTAGTACTCGGCGTTGGCCGCGGTGGGAACGGAGTTGACCAGGGTGTGCAGGTAGGAGGCGCCGCCGACGCGGACCAGTTCGCCGCGCTTGGTGAGCTCGCCGGCCACGGTGATCGGGTCGGCGGGCTCTCCGCGGGCGTAGAGGTCGAGGATCGCTCCGTGGATCAGCTCGTGGGCGGGCCGGTAGTAGTCGGCGGGCTTGAGCACCTCGACCACGTCGGCGATGGCGTCCTTGGAGAGCAGCATGCCGCCGAGCACGGACTGTTCGGCCGCGAGGTCCTGCGGGGGGACGCGTTCGAAACCCTCGCCGCCGAAGCCGGACTCGCGGTCGCCGTCCCGGTCCCGGCGCTCGCCCTTGCCGGGGAACCGGTCGCCGCCCTTGCCGTCGCGGCGCTGGAAGCCCCCGCCACCGCCGCTGCCGCCGCTGGAGCCGTTCGGTCCGGCCGGGGTGTTCGAACGGCGGGTGACGGGCAGGCGGTCGCCCGGGCCGTCGGGGAAGGCGTCGAGCGGGAAGGCGTCGTCGGACGGCTGCCAGTCGTCCTCCGGGGGCGGAGGGGCGTCGTGGTCGTCGTACTGGGGGCCGGTCACGCGTGTTCCCCGTTCAGCGAGTGGTGCGAGTCGGTGCGGGCCTGTCCGGTGGCGCGCTGTCCTTCGGCGCACTGTCTTTCTTACGCCACCGAGCCGACAGATCCGGCCGCGTGTGCGGGGCGGTGTCGCGCGGCCACCAGGGTCCGGTCCGGAGCCACGGTACGGGGGGCCGGGCGGTTCCTCCAACATGGTTATCCACAGGGCATGTGGATAAGTGTCCGAAGGCTGTGGAGAACCCCCGGAAAGCTGTGCACAACCCTGTGGACACTACTGTGGATAACCACACGATCGCCCTGGCGTCAACTCGCTGACCTGCAACTACTTCTTCCGCCGCCTGTGCATGAGAAATTCTTCACACGGCTGGGGAGGGACCCGTCCAGGTGTTCGATCGGCCGTTCGATCCAGCGTCCAGGTAAGAGCTGAAATGGCTTTGCAACACTTACCTGTGGATGAGTACTCTTGGCCCATGCCCGTCAGATCCACAGCCGCCGCCGAACGCCGCCGACACGACCGGGAGATCCTCGCCCTGGCCGTCCCGGCCTTCGGCGCGCTGGTCGCCGAACCGCTGTTCCTGATGGCCGACTCCGCCATCGTCGGGCACCTCGGCACCGCCCAGCTGGCCGGGCTGGGCATCGCCTCCGCCGCGCTCACCACCGTGGTCGGGGTGTTCGCCTTCCTCGCCTACGCCACCACCGCCGCGGTGGCCCGCCGGATCGGTGCCGGCGACCGCCGGGCCGCCGTCCAGCAGGGCATCGACGGGATCTGGCTGGCGCTGCTGCTCTCCGTGGCCATGGTGGTGCTCACCCTGGCCCTCGCCCCGCAGGGCGCCCGGCTGCTGGGCGCCTCCGCCACCGCCGAACCGTACGCGGTGACCTACCTGCGGATCAGCGCCCTCGGAGTGCCCGCGATGCTGCTGGTGCTGGCCGCCACCGGCGTGCTGCGCGGCTTCCAGGACACCCGCACCCCGCTGCTGGTGGCGATCGGCGGGTTCACCGCCAACCTGCTGCTCAACCTGGGCCTGGTGTACGGCGCCGGTCTCGGGGTGGCCGGCTCCGCCTGGGGCACCGTGATCGCGCAGAACGCGATGGCCGCGGTGTACGTGGCCGTGGTGGTCCGCGGCGCCCGCCGGGAGGGCGCGAGCCTGCGGCCGGACCGGGCCGGGATCCGGGCCTCCGCCCGGGCGGGCGGTCCGCTGCTGATCCGCACGCTGAGCCTGCGGGCGGTCCTGCTGCTGGCCACCGCGGTGGCCGCGACCCTGGGCGACGCCGAGGTGGCGGCCCATCAGATCACCATGACCGTCTGGTCCTTCGTGGCCTTCGCCCTGGACGCGGTGGCGATCGCCGGGCAGGCGATCATCGGGCGCTACCTGGGCGCGGGCGACCTCCCCGGCACCCGCGGGGCGACCCGGCGGATGATCGAGTGGGGCGTGGGCGCGGGCGTGCTGTTCGGCCTGCTGATGGTGCTGGCCCGACCGCTGTACGTCCCGCTGTTCACCGCCGACCCGACCGTGCAGGCCCAGCTCTCCACCGCGCTGCTGCTGGCCGCGCTGACCCAGCCGGTCGGCGGCCTGGTGTTCGTGCTGGACGGCGTGCTGATGGGCGCGGGCGACGGCGCCTACCTGGCCTGGGCGATGCTGGCCACCCTGCTGGTGTTCGTCCCGGCCGCACTGGCGGTCCCCGCGCTGGGCCTCGGCCTGGCCGGCCTCTGGTGGGCGATGAACCTGTTCATGCTGAGCCGGGCCGCCTTCCTGGTCGGCCGGGTGCGCACCGGCCACTGGATGGTCACCGGCGCCGTCCGGGCGTGAGCCGCACCGCCCTGGCGCCCGTCGAAGGGCCCGGACCGCACAAGGCCGGAGGGCCGGACCCCGCGAACGGGATCCGGCCCTCCGGTGCGTTACGGCTGCGCTCAGGCGGCGACGACGTTGACGTCGAGGTTGGCCTGGACGTCGGCGTGCAGCTTGACCGAGACCTTGTGGGTGCCCACGGTCTTGATCGGCGAGGCGATCGCGACGGCGCGCTTGTCCACGGCCGGGCCGCTGGCGGCCTTGATGGCCTCCACGACGTCGGCCTGGGTCACCGAGCCGAACAGGCGGCCGGCGTCGCCGGAGCGGACCGACAGCTTGACCTGCAGGCCCTCGAGCTTGGCCTTGACCTCGTTGGCGGCCTCGAGGGTCTGGATGGCGTGGATCTTCCGGGCGCGACGGATGGCGTCGACGTCCTTCTGACCGCCCTTGGTCCAGCGGATGGCGAAGCCACGCGGGACCAGGAAGTTGCGGGCGTAGCCGTCCTTGACCTCGACGACCTCGCCGGCGCTGCCGAGGCCGGGGACCTCGTGAGTGAGGATGATCTTCATTCTTCGGTCACCCTCTCTTAGCGCGTGGTGGAGGTGTAGGGCAGCAGGGCCATCTCACGGCTGT
The DNA window shown above is from Streptomyces sp. TLI_171 and carries:
- a CDS encoding GNAT family N-acetyltransferase, encoding MEIRPTTDEDFDVFVDTMHAAFALFREETDEGRTGAWWSAFELDRGLLAVADGRPVGTAGAYTLELTLPGGAIVPVSGVTAVGVLPSHRRRGVLTAMMRRQLAELRARGEAVAVLLASEALIYRRFGYGPATYTQRYTVPKHRAALTPPRAGATDPGTVELLRRSDAVELLEQVYDRYRRTQPGAVSRPHRWWARGAGQPPVSSAKPRYIALHRDADGVPDGYASYSVEDPRSLVVDETVAATDAAYSALARYLLQHDLVQEVVFKHFPPGHPLPWQLADYNAGQPGKHTDWLWVRVLDVPGALTSRGWSADGELVLDVDDPFLGEHHRHLLTVRAGRAGCVPTDREPDLSLDISDLGSILLGGTTPGTLVRAGHIRAHHPAAAALADALFRAERAPHCLHWF
- a CDS encoding MATE family efflux transporter; protein product: MPVRSTAAAERRRHDREILALAVPAFGALVAEPLFLMADSAIVGHLGTAQLAGLGIASAALTTVVGVFAFLAYATTAAVARRIGAGDRRAAVQQGIDGIWLALLLSVAMVVLTLALAPQGARLLGASATAEPYAVTYLRISALGVPAMLLVLAATGVLRGFQDTRTPLLVAIGGFTANLLLNLGLVYGAGLGVAGSAWGTVIAQNAMAAVYVAVVVRGARREGASLRPDRAGIRASARAGGPLLIRTLSLRAVLLLATAVAATLGDAEVAAHQITMTVWSFVAFALDAVAIAGQAIIGRYLGAGDLPGTRGATRRMIEWGVGAGVLFGLLMVLARPLYVPLFTADPTVQAQLSTALLLAALTQPVGGLVFVLDGVLMGAGDGAYLAWAMLATLLVFVPAALAVPALGLGLAGLWWAMNLFMLSRAAFLVGRVRTGHWMVTGAVRA
- a CDS encoding HD domain-containing protein, whose translation is MDDDLTLHPLPDDVTLLLAGAAAPPRLVAHLRLVHDVAVRLADWTAARCPGLSFDRAAVLFGAATHDIGKAVHRAELSGPGSAHEPAGRELLLAAGVEPRLARFAAGHACWGPSSGVEDLLVSLADKVWKNKRLPELEDLLVDALVRAGGGERWAEFLALDEELTDLGDGAEARLAYQARFPVDVGRLG
- the dnaB gene encoding replicative DNA helicase, with translation MPVTRRSNTPAGPNGSSGGSGGGGGFQRRDGKGGDRFPGKGERRDRDGDRESGFGGEGFERVPPQDLAAEQSVLGGMLLSKDAIADVVEVLKPADYYRPAHELIHGAILDLYARGEPADPITVAGELTKRGELVRVGGASYLHTLVNSVPTAANAEYYAEIVHERAVLRRLVEAGTRIAGMGYAAEGDVDDIVNAAQAEIYAVTEQRTNEDYAPLADIMEGALDEIEAIGSRSGQMSGVPTGFADFDQLTNGLHPGQMIVIAARPAMGKSTLALDFARACSIHNNLPSVIFSLEMGRNEIAMRLLSAEARVALHHMRSGNMTDDDWTRVARRMPEVSAAPLYIDDSPNLSMMEIRAKCRRLKQRNDLRLVVIDYLQLMQAGGSRRAESRQQEVSDMSRNLKLLAKELEIPVIALSQLNRGPEQRTDKKPMVSDLRESGSIEQDADMVILLHREDAYEKESPRAGEADLIVAKHRNGPTATITVAFQGHYSRFVDMTRDVT
- the rplI gene encoding 50S ribosomal protein L9; this translates as MKIILTHEVPGLGSAGEVVEVKDGYARNFLVPRGFAIRWTKGGQKDVDAIRRARKIHAIQTLEAANEVKAKLEGLQVKLSVRSGDAGRLFGSVTQADVVEAIKAASGPAVDKRAVAIASPIKTVGTHKVSVKLHADVQANLDVNVVAA